The proteins below come from a single Synechococcus sp. WH 8101 genomic window:
- a CDS encoding Fur family transcriptional regulator, with protein MPSGSTSARLEEPLERGLHEDGRRLTPQRRRILDLFERIGSGRHLSAEDVHQQLLEADARVSLATIYRTLRLLVEMGFLQELELTDAGRRFELRCDDHHDHHHLVCVRCGRTEEFESTPVIEAGQEAARLFGFDLIESSLNVRGICPDCRS; from the coding sequence ATGCCTTCAGGATCGACGTCGGCTCGTCTTGAAGAGCCCCTGGAGCGTGGACTGCATGAGGACGGGCGCCGTCTGACGCCGCAGCGGCGTCGGATCCTCGATCTGTTTGAACGCATCGGCTCCGGCCGGCACCTCAGCGCTGAAGACGTGCACCAGCAGCTGCTCGAAGCAGACGCTCGGGTGTCGCTGGCCACGATCTACCGCACCCTGCGTCTGCTCGTAGAGATGGGCTTCCTGCAGGAGCTGGAACTCACCGACGCCGGTCGCCGTTTCGAGCTCCGTTGCGACGACCATCACGACCATCACCATCTGGTGTGCGTGCGTTGCGGACGCACCGAGGAATTTGAGAGCACACCGGTGATCGAAGCCGGCCAGGAGGCTGCCCGTTTGTTTGGCTTCGACCTGATCGAATCGAGCCTCAACGTGCGCGGCATCTGCCCCGACTGCCGCAGCTGA
- a CDS encoding metallophosphoesterase: protein MRILQLSDPHLLADAEGLVRERPALSLWQRALAQVRQTRPHLLLVTGDLCQDESWGGYRQLRESLTDLPAETAVALVAGNHDQPTLLRAALGRQAMVGPAEIVRGQGRLLLLSSHLAGQCGGGLGTPQLSWLEQRLNDPRHTSTATLVALHHPPLPIGDPGLDRIGLRDGEALISLLQRAPALKAVVFGHIHQHWQGRLPGRADVALLACPSTLKSFQAVQPCPLGRPDDPGGRWLDLKADGALETSLLRWS, encoded by the coding sequence ATGCGCATCCTTCAGCTCAGCGATCCCCATCTCCTGGCTGATGCCGAGGGGCTGGTGCGTGAGCGCCCCGCCCTCAGCCTCTGGCAACGGGCCCTCGCCCAGGTGCGGCAGACCCGGCCCCACCTGCTGCTGGTCACGGGCGATCTCTGTCAGGACGAAAGCTGGGGCGGCTACAGGCAGCTGCGCGAGTCCCTCACCGATCTTCCCGCCGAGACGGCGGTGGCCCTGGTCGCCGGGAACCACGACCAGCCGACGCTGCTGCGCGCTGCCCTGGGGCGCCAGGCCATGGTGGGACCGGCGGAGATTGTCCGCGGCCAGGGCCGGCTGCTCTTGCTGTCCAGTCATCTGGCAGGGCAGTGCGGTGGCGGCCTGGGAACGCCGCAATTGAGTTGGTTGGAACAACGGCTCAACGATCCGCGCCACACCAGCACCGCCACCTTGGTGGCCTTGCACCATCCACCGCTGCCGATCGGTGACCCCGGTCTGGATCGGATCGGTCTGCGTGATGGCGAGGCGCTGATCAGCCTTCTGCAACGGGCGCCGGCGCTGAAGGCGGTGGTGTTCGGCCACATCCATCAGCACTGGCAGGGGCGCTTGCCAGGCCGGGCCGATGTGGCTCTGCTCGCCTGTCCCTCCACCCTCAAGTCGTTTCAGGCGGTGCAGCCCTGTCCACTGGGACGGCCGGACGATCCGGGGGGGCGATGGCTGGATCTGAAAGCGGACGGTGCCCTGGAGACAAGCCTCTTGCGCTGGTCTTAA
- the pdxH gene encoding pyridoxamine 5'-phosphate oxidase: MDPAELRRHYGSAALRRRDLADDPIAQFRLWFEQALAAELLEPNAMVLSTVAADQPSSRTVLLKAYDQRGFVFFTNSSSRKARQIASNGRVGLLFPWYGLERQVEIQGEASPIALLETLAYFRSRPRGSQLGAWVSQQSSVISGRQLLEQQLAAMRQRFEAGEVPLPPFWSGYRVRPQTIEFWQGGADRLHDRLRYQREGETWHVERLAP, encoded by the coding sequence ATGGATCCGGCGGAACTGCGACGTCACTACGGATCGGCGGCCCTTCGCCGCCGCGATCTCGCGGATGACCCGATCGCCCAGTTCCGCCTCTGGTTCGAGCAGGCCCTTGCCGCTGAGCTGCTCGAACCCAACGCCATGGTGCTCAGCACCGTGGCGGCGGATCAGCCGAGCAGCCGCACCGTGCTGCTCAAGGCCTATGACCAGCGCGGTTTTGTCTTCTTCACCAACAGCAGCAGCCGCAAAGCGAGGCAGATCGCTTCCAATGGCCGGGTTGGCCTCCTCTTTCCCTGGTATGGCCTCGAACGCCAGGTGGAAATCCAGGGTGAGGCGTCGCCCATTGCCCTCCTGGAGACCCTGGCTTACTTCCGCTCCCGGCCTCGGGGCAGCCAGCTGGGTGCCTGGGTCTCCCAACAGAGCTCGGTGATTTCCGGCCGCCAACTGCTGGAGCAGCAGCTGGCGGCGATGCGGCAGCGGTTTGAGGCTGGTGAGGTGCCCTTGCCACCGTTCTGGAGTGGCTATCGGGTGCGTCCGCAGACGATCGAGTTCTGGCAGGGGGGCGCCGATCGCCTGCACGATCGCTTGCGCTACCAGCGCGAGGGCGAGACCTGGCACGTGGAGCGACTCGCCCCCTGA
- a CDS encoding FAD/NAD(P)-binding oxidoreductase — translation MSDSPATVSTKVLIVGGGAAGITVANLLRKQRPALQITILEPSSDHFYQPGWTLVGGGLMPVERTRRNEADLIPKGVTWIQAAASTFDPDQNAVITDAGQRIQYEAMVLATGLQCRWDWIPGLVESLGRNGVCSNYSNRYAPYTWETIEAFQGGTAIFTMPGTPVKCGGAPQKVMYMADDRFKSRSGVGVNTKVMFCTATAGIFSVPAYAATLRQVVARRGIDARFRWNLVEVRGEKKVAVFEVTPEEGEPHRQELHFDMLHAVPPMTAPEVVANSPLAGEGPGGWAAADKQTLQHPGWPNVFCLGDVAKLPTSKTAGAVRGEAPIAAANLIAQLEGRPLTAHYDGYTVCPLITGYNRTLMAEFNYENKPVSSFLVDPTKERWSMYLMKTKMLPWLYWNRMLPGEPHEARYLKPFKPLVHAMGLDYREPKATAGHS, via the coding sequence ATGTCTGATTCCCCTGCGACCGTCTCCACCAAGGTGTTGATCGTGGGCGGTGGTGCCGCTGGCATCACCGTGGCCAACCTCCTTCGCAAACAGCGTCCTGCGCTGCAGATCACGATCCTGGAGCCGAGCAGCGATCACTTTTATCAACCCGGCTGGACCCTGGTGGGCGGCGGACTGATGCCGGTGGAGCGCACCCGCCGCAATGAAGCGGATCTGATTCCCAAGGGTGTGACCTGGATCCAGGCGGCGGCCAGCACGTTTGATCCCGACCAGAACGCGGTGATCACCGATGCAGGTCAGCGCATTCAATACGAGGCCATGGTGCTGGCCACCGGGCTGCAATGCCGTTGGGACTGGATTCCCGGCCTGGTGGAGAGCCTCGGCCGCAATGGCGTCTGCAGCAACTACTCCAATCGCTACGCCCCCTACACCTGGGAAACAATCGAAGCCTTCCAGGGCGGCACCGCGATTTTCACCATGCCCGGCACCCCCGTGAAATGCGGTGGGGCGCCCCAGAAGGTGATGTACATGGCCGATGACCGCTTCAAGAGTCGCAGCGGCGTGGGGGTGAACACCAAGGTGATGTTCTGCACCGCCACCGCTGGCATCTTCTCGGTGCCCGCCTATGCCGCCACGCTCCGGCAGGTGGTGGCCCGTCGCGGCATCGATGCCCGCTTCCGCTGGAATCTCGTGGAGGTGCGCGGCGAGAAGAAAGTGGCGGTGTTTGAGGTGACCCCCGAGGAGGGCGAGCCCCACCGGCAGGAGCTCCATTTCGACATGCTCCACGCCGTGCCGCCGATGACGGCACCGGAGGTGGTGGCCAACAGCCCCCTGGCTGGCGAGGGCCCCGGCGGATGGGCCGCAGCCGACAAACAGACCCTGCAACACCCGGGTTGGCCGAATGTGTTCTGCCTCGGCGATGTGGCCAAGCTGCCCACCTCAAAAACCGCAGGGGCGGTGCGTGGTGAAGCTCCGATTGCCGCAGCGAACCTGATCGCTCAGCTGGAGGGGCGTCCGCTGACGGCTCACTACGACGGTTACACCGTCTGCCCCCTGATCACGGGTTACAACCGGACCCTGATGGCGGAATTCAACTACGAGAACAAGCCGGTCAGTTCCTTCCTGGTGGATCCCACCAAGGAGCGCTGGAGCATGTATCTGATGAAAACCAAGATGCTGCCCTGGCTCTACTGGAATCGGATGCTGCCGGGCGAACCCCACGAGGCCCGCTACCTCAAGCCGTTCAAACCGCTGGTGCATGCCATGGGGCTCGACTATCGCGAACCGAAGGCCACGGCGGGCCACTCCTGA
- the petC gene encoding cytochrome b6-f complex iron-sulfur subunit, whose amino-acid sequence MTQASSSGASLPDSVPSPSRRQLLNWLSFGAVGGVALGTLYPVLRMLTPSREASAAGGVLARNAQGEPIALTGWLAAHDVGDRSLVQGLKGDPTYLIVTGEEAIGSYGLNAICTHLGCVVPWDSGANQFICPCHGSRYDDTGKVVRGPAPLSLALNHVQVDDDQVRLTPWTETDFRDGSAPWWI is encoded by the coding sequence ATGACCCAGGCTTCCTCCAGTGGTGCCTCCCTTCCGGACTCGGTGCCCAGCCCCTCACGCCGTCAGCTGCTCAATTGGCTCAGCTTCGGCGCCGTTGGTGGCGTGGCCCTCGGCACGCTCTATCCCGTGCTGCGCATGCTGACCCCCAGCCGGGAGGCGTCTGCGGCAGGCGGCGTCCTCGCTCGCAACGCCCAGGGTGAACCGATCGCTCTCACCGGTTGGCTCGCCGCCCATGACGTTGGCGATCGCTCCCTGGTGCAGGGGCTCAAGGGCGACCCCACCTATCTGATCGTCACCGGTGAGGAGGCCATCGGCAGTTACGGCCTTAATGCGATCTGCACCCACCTGGGCTGCGTCGTGCCCTGGGATAGCGGTGCGAACCAGTTCATCTGCCCCTGCCATGGCTCCCGATACGACGACACGGGCAAGGTGGTGCGCGGACCGGCCCCCCTCTCCCTCGCCCTCAACCACGTGCAGGTCGACGACGACCAGGTGCGCCTGACGCCATGGACGGAGACCGATTTCCGGGATGGCAGCGCTCCCTGGTGGATCTGA
- a CDS encoding ion channel, with amino-acid sequence MGRSQRLRRHRGILETERRGSWLQHWREPYLQALAMSWPVFLALVAVAYGAINALFAVLYRLDPTGIAGVRAAGLSWAEAFFFSVQTLGSIGYGAMHPISLYTNLVVTVEALCGLLFIALTTGLAFARFARSTARIRFSQLAVVHAYNGVPTLVFRLANERRNGLLDARLRAFLAVDEVSSEGHRMRRLLPLALERDQSIAFQLIWTGMHRIDASSPLCGLDGAALQRLNAELVVAFAGVDETLERPVHARHSWPVERIAFGRCFEDMLEHQADATHIHWESLDRTSPCSLTG; translated from the coding sequence ATGGGCCGAAGTCAGCGTCTGAGGCGCCATCGCGGCATCCTCGAAACGGAGCGGCGGGGCAGCTGGTTGCAGCATTGGCGCGAGCCCTACCTGCAGGCCCTGGCGATGTCATGGCCTGTGTTCCTCGCCCTGGTCGCCGTCGCCTATGGCGCGATCAACGCCTTGTTTGCCGTGCTCTATCGCCTCGACCCCACCGGGATCGCCGGCGTCAGGGCGGCTGGCTTGAGCTGGGCTGAGGCGTTCTTCTTCAGCGTGCAGACCCTGGGCTCGATCGGCTATGGCGCCATGCATCCGATCAGCCTGTACACCAACCTGGTGGTGACCGTGGAGGCGCTCTGCGGCCTGCTCTTCATCGCCCTCACCACCGGGCTTGCCTTTGCGCGCTTCGCCCGGAGCACGGCCCGGATCCGCTTCTCCCAGTTGGCGGTGGTGCATGCCTACAACGGCGTGCCCACCCTGGTGTTCCGACTCGCCAATGAACGTCGCAATGGTCTGCTCGATGCCCGCCTGCGCGCCTTCCTGGCCGTCGACGAAGTGAGCAGCGAAGGGCATCGCATGCGTCGCCTGCTCCCCCTGGCTCTGGAGCGGGATCAAAGCATCGCCTTCCAGCTGATCTGGACGGGAATGCACCGGATCGATGCCAGCAGCCCGCTGTGCGGCCTGGATGGCGCGGCGCTGCAGCGCCTCAACGCCGAGCTGGTGGTGGCCTTCGCCGGGGTGGATGAAACCCTGGAGCGCCCGGTGCATGCCCGCCACAGCTGGCCTGTGGAGCGGATCGCCTTTGGGCGTTGCTTCGAAGACATGCTCGAGCATCAGGCCGATGCGACCCACATCCACTGGGAATCACTCGATCGCACCAGCCCCTGTTCGTTGACGGGGTGA
- a CDS encoding dehydrogenase, producing MRRTALLLGSLLALSGPAHAGLMDILESMRPAQPQRLEPQLPPLPARPGRGKNWIGRRAPNAKLPILVMAGHADSQRMHGAGTPGWAVDLGGAAPMQAGITDELYWNLRTARAVVAEGQKQGLNIRFYDPGIRTLRNENDPRSNWSVGAEHAAQGGYVVEIHYDAYSPHGIGPGIIPAVSYGFSVIDEALASEFGAYPYDYRGMLGAPRRGIAMLEIGQLEGALEASLRDPRRRDTTLNQIAARVVKALQDGQELAAKASEPTAVSQLAKPDINPRE from the coding sequence ATGCGACGCACTGCTCTGTTGCTGGGCAGCCTTCTGGCCCTGTCTGGTCCAGCCCATGCAGGGCTGATGGACATCCTCGAGAGCATGCGCCCGGCCCAGCCCCAGCGCCTCGAGCCCCAGCTACCACCGTTGCCGGCCCGGCCCGGCCGAGGCAAAAACTGGATCGGCAGGCGGGCCCCTAACGCCAAGCTGCCGATCCTGGTGATGGCCGGTCATGCCGATTCCCAGCGCATGCACGGCGCTGGCACCCCCGGATGGGCGGTGGATCTGGGCGGCGCTGCACCGATGCAGGCAGGGATCACCGATGAGCTCTACTGGAATCTGCGCACCGCCAGAGCCGTGGTGGCTGAGGGGCAGAAGCAGGGTCTCAACATCCGCTTCTACGACCCGGGGATCCGCACACTGCGCAATGAAAACGATCCCCGCTCGAACTGGAGCGTCGGTGCTGAACACGCCGCGCAGGGTGGGTATGTGGTGGAGATCCACTACGACGCCTACAGCCCCCATGGCATCGGCCCAGGCATCATCCCGGCGGTGTCCTACGGCTTTTCGGTGATCGACGAAGCCCTGGCGTCGGAGTTCGGCGCCTATCCCTACGACTACCGCGGCATGCTCGGTGCGCCGCGTCGCGGCATCGCCATGCTGGAGATCGGTCAGCTCGAGGGGGCACTGGAGGCCAGCCTGCGCGATCCCCGGCGCCGTGACACCACGTTGAATCAGATCGCAGCGCGGGTGGTGAAGGCGCTCCAGGACGGCCAGGAGCTGGCCGCCAAAGCCTCCGAGCCGACCGCCGTGTCTCAGCTCGCCAAGCCCGACATCAACCCTCGGGAATGA
- a CDS encoding DUF3365 domain-containing protein, whose product MNNLTSPLSQLLAALIAGLLFTVQPAIALANQGAAPVDPAVLAKAVDQMEALDRMRISLASSLEGSTDEPTMDTMREVCMPVGKRAMAIGQDNGWTVRQVASHYRNPDHAPIGAQETEVIDLFAKHPEINGLWEPASAEQGAGVNYYRRIDVQASCLACHGSKANRPAFIQENYPNDRAFNFKPGDLRGMYAVFIPEG is encoded by the coding sequence ATGAACAACCTCACGTCTCCCCTCTCGCAGCTCCTCGCTGCTTTGATCGCAGGGCTGCTCTTCACTGTTCAGCCCGCCATCGCCCTGGCCAACCAGGGGGCCGCTCCCGTCGACCCGGCTGTCTTGGCGAAAGCCGTGGATCAGATGGAAGCGCTGGATCGCATGCGCATCTCCCTCGCCTCATCCCTGGAGGGCAGTACGGACGAGCCCACCATGGACACGATGCGTGAGGTGTGCATGCCCGTCGGCAAGAGAGCCATGGCGATTGGCCAGGACAACGGCTGGACCGTGCGCCAGGTGGCCAGCCACTACCGCAACCCCGATCATGCCCCCATCGGCGCCCAGGAGACCGAGGTGATTGATCTCTTCGCCAAGCACCCCGAAATCAATGGGCTCTGGGAGCCAGCCAGCGCTGAGCAGGGTGCGGGCGTGAACTACTACCGCCGCATCGACGTCCAGGCGAGCTGCCTGGCGTGTCATGGCAGCAAGGCGAATCGACCCGCTTTCATTCAGGAGAACTACCCCAACGACCGGGCCTTCAACTTCAAGCCCGGAGATCTGCGCGGCATGTACGCCGTGTTCATTCCCGAGGGTTGA
- the psbA gene encoding photosystem II q(b) protein translates to MSSTTLSRRRVGSWDAFKNWITSTDNRLYIGWFGVLMIPCLLTAAICFILAFIAAPPVDIDGVREPVTGSLLYGNNIITAAVVPTSNAIGLHLYPIWEASSLDEWLYNGGPYQLIIFHFLIGIYAYMGREWELSYRLGMRPWIAVAYSAPVAAATAVLLVYAIGQGSFSDPLPLGISGTFNFMLVLQAEHNVLMHPFHMVGVAGVFGGALFSAMHGSLVTSSLVRETTEAESQNRGYKFGQEEETYNIVAAHGYFGRLIFQYASFNNSRSLHFFLAAWPVIGIWFASMAVVSFSFNVNGFNFNQSILDNQGRVISTWADVLNRGGLGIEAMHERNVHNFPLDLAAVDSQPVALTAPAIG, encoded by the coding sequence ATGTCTTCAACAACCCTGTCCCGCAGGCGCGTTGGCTCCTGGGATGCCTTCAAGAACTGGATCACCAGCACCGACAACCGCCTCTACATCGGCTGGTTCGGTGTGCTGATGATTCCCTGCCTGCTCACGGCAGCCATCTGCTTCATCCTCGCCTTCATCGCCGCTCCCCCCGTTGACATCGACGGCGTGCGTGAGCCAGTGACCGGTTCGTTGCTCTATGGCAACAACATCATCACCGCAGCGGTAGTGCCCACCTCCAACGCGATCGGACTGCACCTCTACCCGATCTGGGAGGCCTCCAGCCTCGATGAGTGGCTCTACAACGGCGGCCCTTATCAGCTGATCATCTTCCACTTCCTGATCGGCATCTACGCCTATATGGGGCGCGAGTGGGAACTCTCCTACCGCCTCGGCATGCGTCCCTGGATCGCCGTTGCCTACAGCGCCCCTGTGGCTGCAGCCACCGCCGTGCTGCTCGTGTATGCCATCGGCCAGGGCTCCTTCTCCGATCCCCTGCCCCTCGGGATTTCAGGCACCTTCAATTTCATGCTGGTGCTCCAGGCGGAACACAACGTGCTCATGCACCCCTTCCACATGGTGGGTGTGGCCGGCGTCTTCGGTGGAGCCCTCTTCTCCGCCATGCACGGCTCCCTGGTGACCTCCTCCCTGGTGCGTGAAACCACCGAAGCGGAATCCCAGAACCGTGGCTACAAATTCGGCCAGGAAGAAGAGACCTACAACATCGTGGCTGCCCACGGTTACTTCGGTCGCCTGATCTTCCAATACGCCTCCTTCAACAACAGCCGCAGCCTTCACTTCTTCCTGGCGGCCTGGCCGGTGATCGGCATCTGGTTCGCCTCCATGGCGGTGGTGAGCTTCTCCTTCAACGTCAATGGTTTCAACTTCAACCAGTCGATCCTCGACAACCAGGGTCGGGTGATCAGCACCTGGGCCGATGTGCTCAACCGTGGCGGTCTTGGTATCGAAGCGATGCATGAACGCAACGTGCATAACTTCCCGCTCGATCTGGCAGCGGTCGACAGTCAACCCGTGGCGCTCACAGCACCTGCGATCGGTTAG
- a CDS encoding DUF3122 domain-containing protein, with protein sequence MRTNAQLFRQPARLLLALVLSLLVVLGAAAATSAAAQRYRLHDQNGEAWLAVMIETEPADAIPWQLRLTASDMDQHLNHSAPLALADGVDQTWSLSNTSAMMVPSEQAAMPAGSAQFSLEALVPAPSENRPLLLRIPLEPGGEAVIISDPALTAALHRAGEHYPVLTR encoded by the coding sequence ATGCGTACAAACGCTCAATTGTTCAGGCAACCGGCTCGGCTTCTGCTGGCACTGGTGCTCAGCCTTCTCGTGGTCCTGGGGGCAGCGGCCGCCACCAGCGCGGCCGCCCAGCGCTATCGCCTGCACGACCAGAACGGTGAGGCCTGGCTCGCTGTGATGATCGAGACCGAGCCAGCGGATGCCATCCCCTGGCAGCTGCGGCTCACGGCCAGTGACATGGACCAGCACCTAAACCACAGCGCCCCCCTCGCCCTCGCGGATGGCGTGGACCAGACCTGGTCACTCAGCAACACCAGCGCCATGATGGTGCCCTCAGAGCAGGCCGCGATGCCGGCCGGTTCGGCCCAGTTCAGCCTGGAAGCACTCGTTCCGGCGCCTTCGGAGAATCGTCCCCTGCTGTTGCGCATCCCTCTGGAGCCGGGGGGCGAAGCCGTGATCATCAGCGACCCAGCCCTCACTGCAGCCCTGCATCGGGCAGGAGAGCACTATCCAGTACTGACCCGCTGA
- a CDS encoding pentapeptide repeat-containing protein: MAGFSALPTTVEELRDQLNSGQTRFPGLRLGEIDGVDLDLAGCDLHGGCFKEARFGHACLAGTNIEGCCFQQSLIWGADLSGVLAQGSSWHDADLSGSRLQKADFTGAFLHRCCLRGVVAAGSLWRGARLVEADFRSGLDQLTDLGGADFAAADLSFALLQGVNLQGANLRHSCLYGADLSGADLRGADLSGCDLRDTRLRSADLSGSVLDSALLPDAGLQ, from the coding sequence ATGGCTGGTTTCAGCGCCCTGCCCACCACGGTCGAGGAGCTGCGGGATCAACTGAACTCCGGTCAGACCCGATTTCCGGGATTGCGCCTCGGTGAGATTGATGGCGTCGATCTCGATCTGGCCGGATGTGATCTCCACGGCGGCTGCTTCAAGGAAGCCCGTTTCGGTCACGCCTGTCTGGCCGGCACCAACATTGAAGGCTGCTGCTTCCAGCAGTCGCTGATCTGGGGCGCCGACCTCTCCGGCGTGCTCGCCCAGGGCTCCTCCTGGCATGACGCCGACCTCTCCGGCTCCCGCCTGCAGAAGGCCGATTTCACTGGTGCCTTCCTGCACCGCTGCTGCCTGCGGGGCGTGGTGGCCGCCGGAAGCCTCTGGCGCGGCGCCCGTCTGGTGGAAGCGGATTTCCGCTCCGGGCTCGACCAGCTCACCGATCTCGGCGGCGCCGATTTCGCTGCCGCCGATCTCAGCTTTGCCCTGCTCCAGGGGGTCAACCTGCAGGGCGCCAACTTGCGACACAGTTGCCTCTATGGCGCTGATCTCAGTGGGGCCGATCTGCGGGGTGCCGACCTGAGTGGCTGCGACCTGCGCGACACGCGCCTACGCAGCGCTGATCTCAGCGGGTCAGTACTGGATAGTGCTCTCCTGCCCGATGCAGGGCTGCAGTGA
- a CDS encoding helix-turn-helix transcriptional regulator: MEHLADYFKVFSEPNRLAVLEALRDGPINVTAVVEKTGLSQALVSKHLKLLTIAGVVERRPEGSLVFYEVIDRSVFRFVAQAEKLLLASRRQQLDALSAIV; this comes from the coding sequence ATGGAGCATCTCGCCGATTATTTCAAGGTCTTTTCTGAACCCAACCGTCTGGCGGTGTTGGAAGCCCTGCGCGACGGGCCGATCAATGTCACCGCCGTGGTGGAGAAAACCGGTCTGAGTCAGGCCCTGGTCTCCAAGCACCTCAAACTGCTCACGATCGCCGGCGTGGTGGAGCGCCGCCCTGAAGGATCGCTGGTGTTCTACGAAGTGATCGATCGCTCGGTGTTCCGCTTCGTGGCCCAGGCCGAGAAGCTGTTGCTCGCCTCCCGGCGTCAACAGCTCGATGCCCTCAGCGCCATCGTTTGA
- the acsF gene encoding magnesium-protoporphyrin IX monomethyl ester (oxidative) cyclase yields the protein MTATTSGAPAAPHLREDLLTPRFYTTEIAKAARTDLEEQRSSFEAMLSEMEADYNRDHFDRRAPLDRLHDLNPEQKGAYESYLVRSCVSEFSGFLLFKELSRQLRDAKRPELSRLFNLMARDEARHAGFLNRALVAEGIEIDLPSLSGKRPITWFPLNWVLYSVYLSEKIGYWRYILIDRHLKAHPENAFAPLFDFFEPWCQDENRHGDIFNMLIRCWPGLNSGLRGSLLSRFFLWSVFLTHSLTVCERGDFYRLLGMDPDHFDAEVMRQTNRTARRAFPRVFDLENSQFLALRDQLVDTFRRLNNSKRDQPGLAGAWTRLGLRLRFGQLLLRQFLQPMQASNEVAA from the coding sequence ATGACAGCCACCACCAGCGGAGCACCGGCGGCTCCCCATCTTCGTGAAGACCTGCTCACACCTCGCTTCTACACCACGGAGATCGCCAAGGCCGCCCGCACGGATCTCGAGGAGCAGCGGTCCTCCTTCGAGGCGATGCTCAGTGAAATGGAGGCCGACTACAACCGCGATCACTTCGATCGGCGAGCCCCGCTGGATCGCCTGCACGACCTCAATCCCGAGCAGAAGGGCGCTTATGAAAGCTATCTGGTGCGCTCCTGCGTCTCAGAATTCTCCGGCTTTCTCCTGTTCAAGGAGCTCTCCCGCCAGCTGCGCGACGCCAAGCGCCCGGAGCTCAGCCGTCTGTTCAACCTGATGGCCCGCGATGAGGCCCGCCATGCCGGCTTCCTGAACCGGGCCCTGGTGGCTGAAGGGATCGAAATCGACCTGCCCTCCCTCAGTGGAAAGCGACCGATCACCTGGTTCCCGCTCAACTGGGTGCTCTATTCGGTGTATCTCTCCGAGAAGATCGGCTACTGGCGTTACATCCTGATCGACCGGCATCTCAAGGCCCATCCGGAGAACGCCTTCGCGCCACTGTTTGATTTCTTCGAGCCCTGGTGTCAGGACGAGAACCGCCATGGCGACATTTTCAACATGCTGATCCGTTGTTGGCCCGGCCTCAACAGCGGCCTGCGCGGCTCCCTGCTCAGCCGCTTCTTTCTCTGGAGCGTGTTCCTGACCCACAGCCTCACGGTGTGTGAGCGCGGTGACTTCTACCGTCTGCTCGGCATGGATCCCGACCATTTTGATGCGGAGGTGATGCGCCAGACCAATCGCACAGCCCGGCGCGCCTTCCCCCGGGTGTTTGATCTGGAGAACTCCCAGTTCCTCGCCCTGCGGGATCAACTGGTCGACACCTTCCGGCGCCTGAACAACAGCAAGCGGGATCAGCCAGGGCTGGCCGGTGCCTGGACTCGCCTCGGCCTGAGGCTGCGCTTTGGTCAGTTGTTGCTGCGCCAGTTTCTGCAGCCGATGCAGGCCAGCAACGAGGTGGCGGCATGA
- a CDS encoding glycosyltransferase, giving the protein MTPTDPCPRVFIGFDPREDVAVNVLTDSMQRHASVPVQIAQIRLSQLRSVYTRPHNPLQSTEFSFSRFLVPWLCGYEGWALFIDADMLCLGDLAELWALRDDRYAVQVVKHQHDCESGTKFQGMPQTPYRRKNWSSVMLFNCDRCKALTPQVVNTASGLELHQFQWLEDGEIGELPPQWNVLVGVQDVPEDARILHYTLGGPWFDDCQTMPRSELWTQARQALNHPLALQASS; this is encoded by the coding sequence ATGACACCCACCGATCCATGTCCCCGCGTCTTCATTGGTTTTGATCCGCGCGAAGACGTGGCGGTGAATGTGCTCACCGATTCGATGCAGCGTCATGCCAGCGTGCCAGTGCAGATCGCCCAGATCCGCCTCTCCCAGCTGCGCTCGGTGTACACCCGGCCGCACAATCCACTCCAGAGCACGGAGTTCTCCTTCAGTCGCTTTCTGGTGCCCTGGCTCTGCGGCTACGAAGGTTGGGCCCTCTTCATCGATGCCGACATGCTCTGCCTCGGTGATCTGGCTGAACTCTGGGCCCTGCGCGACGACCGCTATGCGGTGCAGGTGGTCAAGCATCAGCACGACTGCGAGTCGGGCACCAAATTCCAGGGCATGCCCCAGACCCCCTATCGCCGCAAGAACTGGTCGTCGGTGATGTTGTTCAACTGTGATCGCTGCAAGGCACTCACCCCCCAGGTGGTGAACACGGCCAGCGGTCTGGAGCTGCACCAGTTCCAATGGCTCGAGGACGGCGAGATCGGCGAACTGCCGCCGCAATGGAATGTGCTGGTGGGTGTGCAGGACGTTCCCGAAGACGCCCGCATCCTCCATTACACCCTGGGCGGTCCCTGGTTTGACGACTGCCAGACCATGCCTCGCTCCGAGCTCTGGACACAGGCCCGCCAGGCCCTCAACCACCCCTTAGCGCTTCAAGCTTCTTCGTGA